A single genomic interval of Notolabrus celidotus isolate fNotCel1 chromosome 13, fNotCel1.pri, whole genome shotgun sequence harbors:
- the sccpdhb gene encoding saccharopine dehydrogenase b: MAAVTSSRPYHVIIFGASGFSGQFVVEEVARYAAGSPGGAPLKWAVAGRSRQRLEDVLKQAAGRLSMPELRTDIEIIVADVSIEESLALMCQQGVVILNCVGPYRFYGEPVVKACITNGAHYIDISGEPQFLERMQLEYHTKALDKGVYVIGSCGFDSIPADLGILYMQKQFKGTLTAVESFLKFCCGPEGSSGHDATWQSAVYGFADSRSLQQLRKKFGHKPLPVVGAKVKQRSFLFFSKEIEQYTIPFMGSDRSVVKRTQRFLYEDEQQSPVQYSPFVGIGGLLSVVKLFCGGLVFWFMVKFSLGRKLLTRFPSFFSCGMFTKSGPTMKQIEDSSFSMTFYGEGYSEGSDPTQGRPNAKICTQVIGADGYLITASAMVQGAVTVLNELHSLPRRGGVYTPGAAFYKTSIIERLNNHSLMFSVKN; the protein is encoded by the exons atggcGGCTGTCACCTCTAGCCGACCATACCATGTCATCATTTTCGGTGCTTCGGGATTCAGCGGGCAGtttgtggtggaggaggtcgcCCGGTACGCTGCAGGGAGTCCCGGCGGAGCCCCCCTGAAGTGGGCCGTGGCCGGGAGGAGCAGACAGCGCCTGGAGGACGTGTTGAAACAAGCTGCGGGGAGGCTGT CCATGCCCGAGCTGAGGACAGACATTGAAATCATAGTTGCTGATGTGTCTATTGAGGAGTCCTTGGCCCTGATGTGCCAGCAAGGTGTGGTGATTCTGAACTGTGTTGGACCT TACAGATTTTATGGTGAACCGGTGGTCAAAGCGTGCATAACGAATGGAGCTCACTACATAGACATCAGTGGGGAGCCTCAG TTCCTGGAACGTATGCAGCTGGAGTACCACACCAAGGCCTTAGACAAAGGGGTTTATGTGATAGGCAGCTGTGGCTTTGACTCCATACCTGCAGACCTTGGTATTCTGTACATGCAGAAGCAATTTAAAG gAACACTTACAGCCGTGGAAAGCTTCCTGAAGTTCTGCTGTGGGCCTGAG GGATCCTCTGGCCATGATGCCACTTGGCAGTCTGCCGTGTACGGTTTTGCAGACAGCAGATCCCTCCAGCAGCTGAGGAAGAAGTTTGGCCACAAGCCGCTGCCTGTGGTGGGTGCTAAAGTCAAACAGAG GAGCTTTCTCTTTTTCAGCAAAGAGATAGAGCAGTACACTATTCCATTTATGGGGTCTGACCGCTCTGTGGTAAAGAGAACTCAGCGTTTCCTGTATGAGGATGAACAACAGTCCCCG GTCCAGTACAGTCCCTTCGTGGGGATCGGGGGCCTCCTCTCTGTCGTGAAGCTCTTCTGTGGTGGTCTGGTTTTCTGGTTCATGGTTAAGTTCAGCCTGGGCAGAAAGCTCCTCACCAGG TTTCCATCGTTCTTCTCTTGTGGAATGTTCACCAAATCTGGTCCAACCATGAAGCAG atCGAAGACTCCTCTTTCAGCATGACGTTTTACGGGGAGGGTTACTCAGAGGGTTCAGATCCCACACAGGGTCGGCCCAACGCCAAGATCTGCACTCAGGTCATAGGAGCAG ATGGATATCTAATAACCGCCTCTGCAATGGTACAAGGTGCTGTGACCGTGCTGAATGAGCTGCACTCTCTACCAAGAAG GGGAGGCGTCTACACCCCAGGAGCTGCCTTCTATAAAACCAGTATCATCGAGCGCCTCAATAATCACAGCCTTATGTTCTCAGTCAAAAACTAA